In Xenorhabdus poinarii G6, the following are encoded in one genomic region:
- the nudE gene encoding ADP compounds hydrolase NudE, producing MIDLKKPKILNINNIAHSRLFNIQSVDLEFSNGVKRIYERMKPTNREAVLIIPVVGEELILIHEYAVGIEQYELGFPKGAIDVGENMFEAANRELKEEIGFGAEKLELLTTLTMAPSYFSSKMNIVIAHNLYPEHLKGDEPEPLVQIRWPLADMMSLLEHPDFNEARNVSALFFAQRYLQEKNNKQY from the coding sequence ATGATTGACTTAAAAAAACCTAAGATATTGAATATAAATAACATTGCTCACTCACGCTTATTCAATATTCAATCGGTTGATCTTGAATTCAGTAATGGGGTAAAACGCATTTATGAGCGAATGAAACCCACAAATCGTGAAGCAGTTCTAATTATTCCGGTCGTGGGCGAAGAATTAATTCTTATCCACGAATATGCGGTTGGTATTGAACAATACGAGTTAGGTTTTCCAAAAGGCGCCATTGATGTGGGAGAGAACATGTTTGAAGCCGCCAATCGTGAATTGAAGGAAGAAATTGGTTTCGGCGCGGAAAAATTAGAATTGTTAACAACCTTGACGATGGCTCCCTCCTATTTCTCCAGCAAGATGAATATTGTGATTGCCCATAATCTATATCCAGAACACCTCAAAGGTGATGAACCGGAGCCTCTGGTGCAGATTCGATGGCCGCTCGCTGACATGATGTCACTACTGGAACATCCCGATTTCAATGAAGCCAGAAATGTCAGCGCTTTATTTTTTGCACAGCGATACTTGCAAGAAAAAAATAATAAACAATATTAA